The following are encoded in a window of Coriobacteriia bacterium genomic DNA:
- the lysA gene encoding diaminopimelate decarboxylase: MGKPTGPRPPAVADLKTGHDLLSVLPNSAEVRDGHLWIGGVDTVELARDAGTAVYVMDEATIRFQLSEYVKWTTYHWPHVDVVYAGKAFMSLAMVKLVAEEGCCLDVSSGGELAFARRAGFPMERIYVHGNNKTPVELAECLDAGVGRIVVDSFEEMERLSALATERGATQKILLRVTPGVEADTHDFIMTGAEDSKFGFGRNQGLAMQAVKRAIELPGLDFDGLHMHIGSQIFALHSFSKAIEVIVEFIAEIKAETGVEVRMLDTGGGLGIAYGIPDEPSTIRDYGKVVVDGIKEACEKYGLTVPAMAVEPGRSIVANAGVTLYTVGSIKEIPNIRTYVAVDGGMSDNIRTSLYDAHYEALLANKADQPREMVATVAGKHCESGDIVVNDAPLQCPEVGDILCVCATGAYCQSMSSNYNKQVRPGVVFVKEGQWRWVVRRESYDDLMRCEVD, encoded by the coding sequence TCACCTGTGGATCGGCGGCGTCGACACGGTTGAACTAGCACGCGACGCGGGCACGGCGGTCTACGTGATGGATGAGGCGACCATTCGCTTCCAGCTGTCTGAGTACGTGAAGTGGACCACGTACCACTGGCCCCACGTCGATGTCGTGTACGCCGGCAAGGCCTTCATGTCGCTCGCCATGGTCAAGCTGGTGGCCGAGGAGGGCTGCTGTCTGGACGTGTCGAGCGGCGGCGAGCTCGCCTTCGCCCGCCGCGCGGGCTTTCCCATGGAGCGCATCTACGTGCACGGCAACAACAAGACGCCCGTCGAGCTTGCCGAGTGTCTCGACGCGGGAGTCGGCAGGATCGTCGTCGACTCCTTCGAGGAGATGGAGCGACTGAGCGCGCTGGCGACCGAGCGCGGAGCGACCCAGAAGATCCTGCTCCGCGTCACGCCCGGCGTCGAAGCCGATACCCACGACTTCATCATGACCGGCGCCGAGGACTCGAAGTTCGGCTTCGGGCGCAACCAGGGCCTGGCCATGCAGGCGGTCAAGCGCGCCATCGAACTGCCCGGCCTCGATTTCGACGGCCTGCACATGCACATCGGCAGCCAGATCTTCGCGCTGCACAGCTTCTCCAAGGCCATCGAGGTCATCGTCGAGTTCATCGCCGAGATCAAGGCCGAGACCGGTGTCGAGGTGCGCATGCTCGACACGGGCGGCGGCCTGGGCATCGCCTACGGCATCCCGGACGAGCCCTCCACGATTCGTGACTACGGCAAGGTCGTCGTCGACGGCATCAAAGAGGCGTGCGAGAAGTACGGACTGACGGTGCCCGCGATGGCCGTCGAGCCGGGGCGCTCGATTGTGGCCAACGCGGGCGTGACGCTCTACACCGTGGGCTCGATCAAGGAGATCCCCAACATCCGCACTTACGTGGCGGTCGACGGCGGCATGTCCGACAACATCCGCACCTCGCTCTACGACGCGCACTACGAGGCGCTGCTCGCCAACAAGGCCGATCAGCCCCGCGAGATGGTGGCCACCGTGGCCGGCAAGCACTGTGAGAGTGGCGACATCGTGGTCAACGACGCGCCGCTTCAGTGCCCCGAGGTGGGCGACATCTTGTGCGTGTGTGCGACAGGTGCGTACTGCCAGTCGATGAGCAGCAACTACAACAAGCAGGTGCGGCCGGGCGTCGTGTTCGTGAAGGAGGGCCAGTGGCGCTGGGTCGTGAGGCGCGAGTCCTACGACGATCTGATGCGGTGCGAGGTGGACTGA
- a CDS encoding homoserine dehydrogenase has protein sequence MRTIRVGLIGLGTVGSGVIDIIARHAEDFRRRAGVDIRLTRFADRATERFADLGLDPATCTTDAFEVTADPDVDVVIELIGGTGVARDVVLSALKAGKSVVTANKALLATHGEEVMEAAEAAGVEIRFEASVGGGIPIIGPLKHSLTGNEITRVMGIVNGTTNYMLTRMGQDGLDYATALAEAQAKGFAEADPTADVDGHDAAAKIAILASIAFNSRVTLEQVPSEGIRGLAPADIDYAREIGYRVKLLAIANRTPDGIDIRVHPTMIPVAHPLASVDGVYNAIYVVGDAVGETMFFGEGAGSLPAASAVVGDLVEVARDIQADCPATVGCTCTEHHALRDISTLRTRYYVRLLVVDAPGVLAACARDFGDHGVSLASVIQRGEEESETVELVFVTHTALEADVRASLARIEASDAVREVSAVIRVEDL, from the coding sequence ATGCGCACTATCCGTGTCGGCCTCATAGGCCTGGGTACCGTGGGATCAGGGGTCATCGACATCATCGCTCGTCACGCGGAGGATTTTCGCCGCCGCGCCGGGGTCGACATACGTCTGACCCGTTTTGCAGATCGCGCTACCGAGCGCTTCGCCGATCTCGGACTCGATCCGGCCACCTGCACGACTGACGCGTTCGAAGTCACTGCGGACCCCGATGTCGATGTCGTGATCGAACTCATCGGCGGCACGGGTGTGGCGCGTGACGTGGTGCTCTCCGCCCTCAAGGCGGGTAAGTCGGTCGTGACCGCCAACAAGGCCCTTCTGGCCACGCACGGCGAAGAGGTCATGGAGGCGGCGGAGGCGGCCGGTGTCGAGATCCGCTTCGAGGCGAGCGTCGGCGGCGGAATCCCCATCATCGGACCGCTCAAGCACTCGCTCACCGGTAACGAGATCACGCGGGTCATGGGCATCGTCAACGGCACCACCAACTACATGCTCACCCGCATGGGCCAAGACGGGCTCGACTACGCCACCGCGCTCGCTGAAGCGCAGGCCAAGGGTTTCGCCGAGGCGGACCCCACCGCCGACGTCGACGGGCACGACGCTGCCGCCAAGATCGCCATCCTGGCTTCGATCGCGTTCAACTCGCGGGTCACGCTGGAGCAGGTGCCGTCTGAAGGCATCCGCGGCCTTGCGCCCGCTGACATCGACTACGCGCGTGAGATCGGCTACCGAGTGAAGCTGCTCGCAATCGCCAACCGCACCCCCGACGGCATCGACATCCGCGTTCACCCGACGATGATTCCGGTGGCCCACCCGCTCGCCAGTGTCGACGGCGTCTACAACGCCATCTACGTGGTGGGCGACGCGGTCGGCGAGACGATGTTCTTCGGTGAGGGCGCCGGCTCGCTGCCCGCCGCCTCCGCAGTGGTCGGTGACCTCGTGGAGGTCGCGCGCGACATCCAGGCCGACTGCCCCGCGACCGTCGGGTGTACCTGCACCGAGCACCACGCGCTCCGCGACATCTCAACGCTCAGAACGCGCTACTACGTGCGCCTGCTCGTGGTTGACGCGCCGGGCGTCCTTGCTGCGTGCGCGAGGGACTTCGGCGACCACGGCGTCTCACTGGCCAGTGTCATACAGCGTGGCGAAGAGGAGTCCGAGACCGTGGAACTCGTCTTCGTGACGCATACGGCGCTCGAGGCGGACGTGCGTGCGTCTCTTGCGCGAATCGAGGCGAGCGATGCGGTCCGCGAGGTCAGTGCGGTCATCAGGGTAGAGGACCTCTAG
- the thrB gene encoding homoserine kinase, whose protein sequence is MGAAVLVPATSANLGPGFDSFGLALNLHNRFEAQLASAWRVDVQGEGAGALPTGEENVVARAMARAFAEAGRSGLFAEIGCANHVPTGSGLGSSSAAIVGGLLLGEALVGADFGDARRLELAAEIEGHPDNVAAALFGGFTVCWSDEDRVRFARFEPARGLAVVAVPAMKELATSAARAMLPEEVPHRDAAFNVAHAGLLAASIATGRPELFGDALADRLHEPYREAAVGDLSEVASILRDCGSAGVALSGAGPTVIGLVAGDTDRAAHEIAAGIAERASARIAALGTRRPPQALAIDRWGARIL, encoded by the coding sequence ATGGGCGCAGCCGTTCTCGTCCCCGCCACCTCTGCAAACCTCGGTCCGGGCTTCGACAGCTTCGGGCTGGCGCTGAACCTCCACAACCGCTTCGAGGCACAGTTGGCCTCGGCGTGGCGCGTGGATGTGCAGGGCGAGGGTGCGGGCGCGCTCCCGACGGGCGAGGAGAATGTGGTCGCTCGCGCTATGGCGCGGGCGTTCGCAGAGGCGGGACGAAGCGGCCTCTTCGCCGAGATCGGCTGTGCCAATCATGTTCCAACGGGCAGCGGCCTGGGCTCGTCGAGCGCTGCCATCGTCGGCGGACTACTGCTGGGAGAGGCGCTCGTCGGAGCGGACTTCGGTGATGCGCGTCGGTTGGAGCTTGCGGCAGAGATCGAGGGCCATCCGGACAACGTCGCTGCTGCGCTCTTCGGGGGATTCACCGTGTGCTGGTCGGATGAGGACCGCGTGCGCTTCGCACGCTTCGAGCCCGCGCGCGGGCTTGCCGTCGTGGCGGTTCCCGCGATGAAGGAGCTTGCGACGTCCGCCGCTCGGGCGATGCTCCCCGAAGAGGTGCCCCACCGTGATGCCGCCTTCAACGTCGCACACGCCGGACTTCTGGCGGCATCGATCGCCACCGGCCGCCCCGAGCTGTTCGGGGACGCGCTCGCGGACCGCCTTCACGAGCCGTATCGAGAGGCGGCCGTCGGCGACTTGAGCGAAGTCGCGTCGATCCTGCGTGACTGCGGCTCGGCGGGCGTCGCCCTGTCCGGTGCGGGTCCGACCGTCATCGGTCTCGTGGCCGGCGATACCGACCGCGCGGCTCACGAGATCGCGGCCGGAATCGCCGAGCGGGCGTCCGCCCGTATCGCGGCCTTGGGCACGCGACGTCCGCCGCAGGCGCTCGCCATCGATCGCTGGGGCGCGCGCATCCTGTAG
- the sppA gene encoding signal peptide peptidase SppA has protein sequence MSDQDPQHPSQQPPIGVPPVQGGAAPPVPYAAPPVPYATPPVTAGVAAPRRSRAWIGWTIGIIVALALLIGSCTVPFALMMGGETSSLPRGIGDAVAVIHIDGPIAGVGDAYSGYVTPERFYDTIDRAQEDSSVKAIVLRVDSPGGTVAASEEIARYVDQCTKPVVVSSGDVNASGAYMVSSQADEIWALPGTAVGSIGVIAQIPNVAGLLDKLGVEFTVITAGENKDTGSPYRPLTDEEKALIQGEVDDVYGQFIDIVAEGREMERSEVESLATGWTWSGERAKELGLVDKIGTYEDALDAAADKGGIRGEYEVTTYDDEFGDIFGALMGLTRVLSSLEAAASGPDTSTRGRLPR, from the coding sequence ATGTCGGATCAGGACCCCCAGCATCCTTCGCAGCAGCCGCCTATCGGCGTGCCCCCCGTCCAGGGAGGCGCCGCGCCGCCTGTGCCGTACGCCGCGCCGCCGGTACCGTACGCCACGCCGCCTGTGACCGCCGGTGTCGCCGCTCCCCGTCGCTCTCGCGCGTGGATCGGGTGGACTATCGGCATCATCGTGGCTCTCGCGCTGCTCATCGGTTCGTGCACCGTACCCTTCGCGCTGATGATGGGCGGCGAAACGTCATCCCTGCCCAGGGGTATCGGAGATGCGGTAGCGGTGATCCACATCGACGGTCCGATCGCCGGAGTCGGCGACGCCTACTCGGGTTACGTGACCCCCGAGCGTTTCTACGACACGATCGACCGGGCGCAGGAGGACAGCTCGGTGAAGGCCATCGTGCTGCGCGTTGACTCGCCGGGAGGCACCGTGGCGGCGAGCGAGGAGATCGCGCGCTACGTCGACCAGTGCACCAAGCCGGTCGTTGTCTCGAGCGGCGATGTGAATGCGTCCGGTGCGTACATGGTGTCGTCGCAGGCCGATGAGATCTGGGCCCTGCCCGGAACCGCGGTCGGCAGCATCGGGGTGATCGCGCAGATCCCCAACGTCGCGGGCTTGCTCGACAAGCTCGGCGTGGAGTTCACGGTCATCACCGCTGGCGAGAACAAGGACACGGGAAGCCCGTATCGCCCCCTGACCGATGAGGAGAAGGCGCTGATCCAGGGCGAGGTCGATGATGTCTACGGGCAGTTCATCGATATCGTGGCCGAGGGTCGGGAGATGGAGCGCTCTGAAGTCGAGTCCCTGGCGACGGGGTGGACGTGGAGCGGCGAGCGGGCCAAAGAGCTCGGGCTGGTCGACAAGATCGGCACCTACGAGGACGCGCTCGATGCGGCTGCTGATAAGGGTGGCATCCGAGGAGAGTACGAGGTGACCACCTACGACGACGAGTTCGGAGATATCTTCGGAGCACTCATGGGGCTCACCCGGGTGCTGTCCTCATTGGAGGCGGCCGCCTCGGGTCCGGACACGTCAACGCGCGGGCGACTGCCCCGCTAG
- a CDS encoding metallophosphoesterase, protein MGDPTVIAHISDLHCGSRYHIPSLAKRVIDELNILCPDMVVVTGDLTDMGFRHEFVQAHGLIEKIACNRRVVLLGNHDARNVGDEHYIELFGARSSELSYGGVHVLGIDSSEPDLDTGRVGRERYRWIEERFAECLDEVKILAMHHHLVPVPGTGRERNIVHDAGDLLRVLANNGADIVLCGHKHVPNVWRLEDMLIINAGTCCTHRLRGRVRPCYNIIEIHDDGRVRVLLKEPYVDSEVVADFTDINRRHCRWRPGVQAPDLDEVVVRDPR, encoded by the coding sequence GTGGGAGATCCGACCGTCATCGCTCACATCTCGGACCTGCACTGCGGGTCTCGGTACCACATACCCTCACTGGCCAAGCGCGTCATCGATGAGCTCAACATCCTGTGTCCGGACATGGTCGTCGTCACCGGCGACCTGACCGACATGGGTTTTCGCCACGAGTTCGTTCAGGCGCACGGCCTTATCGAGAAGATCGCCTGCAATCGCAGGGTGGTGCTGCTGGGCAATCACGACGCCCGCAACGTCGGCGACGAGCACTACATCGAGCTGTTCGGGGCGCGGAGCTCAGAGCTGTCCTACGGGGGCGTCCACGTGCTCGGAATCGACTCGAGTGAGCCCGATCTGGACACCGGCCGCGTGGGCCGCGAGCGTTATCGCTGGATCGAAGAGCGCTTCGCGGAGTGCCTCGACGAGGTGAAGATCCTGGCCATGCATCATCATCTCGTGCCGGTGCCCGGAACCGGCCGAGAGCGCAACATCGTCCACGACGCAGGCGACCTGCTGCGCGTTCTTGCCAACAATGGGGCCGATATCGTGCTGTGCGGGCACAAGCACGTGCCCAACGTCTGGCGGCTCGAAGATATGCTCATCATCAACGCAGGCACCTGCTGCACGCACCGCCTGCGCGGCAGGGTGCGCCCCTGCTACAACATCATCGAGATCCACGACGACGGTCGAGTGCGGGTGCTTCTCAAGGAGCCCTACGTGGACAGCGAGGTGGTCGCTGACTTCACCGACATCAACCGCCGGCACTGTCGTTGGCGTCCGGGCGTGCAAGCGCCCGACCTCGATGAGGTAGTGGTCAGGGATCCACGATGA
- a CDS encoding 2,3-diphosphoglycerate synthetase, with the protein MRRVVALIDGEHYPPVVRSAIAALEQDNEVVAAVFVGGTEKVDLANGFEAYGVPVLAGGDPSDVIAAAITRYEPDALVDLSDEPVLSAADRFKLASLALGRGVEYRGADFVFTPPRSRVEPRTPTLGIIGTGKRVGKTAVSAYIARSLKAAGRDIVVLAMGRGGPAEPEVIHGDQVALTTSDLLEMARQGKHASSDNYEDAVMSRVTTVGCRRCGGGLAGETFFSNVPDGARLADTLGKELIVLEGSGAAIPPVHADASVIVVSAGKGVGYVRDYFGPYRLGRADLVVLSSAEEPLATKADVEAIRAAIAALAPEVPVIATTLRPAPIEPVAGRKVLFATTAPAAIAPRLAEHLESHYGCEVVAVSTALSDRIKLREDLAAHRGRFDLLLTELKAAAIDVVAAAGEDAGVPTVLCDNVPVAVDGGDLEHLIDRVSSLALQRGAARRGRG; encoded by the coding sequence ATGAGGCGGGTCGTAGCCCTCATCGACGGCGAACACTACCCGCCGGTTGTACGCTCCGCGATCGCGGCCCTTGAGCAGGACAACGAGGTGGTCGCCGCGGTCTTTGTGGGAGGAACCGAGAAGGTCGACCTCGCGAACGGGTTCGAGGCCTATGGGGTTCCGGTGCTTGCCGGCGGCGACCCAAGCGACGTCATCGCTGCGGCGATCACGCGCTACGAGCCTGACGCGCTTGTCGATCTATCCGATGAGCCGGTGCTGTCCGCAGCCGACCGCTTCAAGCTGGCTTCGCTCGCTTTGGGCAGGGGCGTGGAGTACCGCGGGGCGGACTTCGTCTTCACCCCGCCCCGTTCGCGCGTCGAGCCGCGCACCCCGACGCTCGGCATCATCGGCACGGGGAAGCGCGTCGGCAAGACGGCGGTATCGGCCTACATCGCGCGCTCCCTCAAGGCGGCCGGCCGTGACATCGTGGTTCTGGCGATGGGCCGTGGCGGTCCCGCTGAGCCCGAGGTCATTCATGGCGATCAGGTGGCGCTCACGACATCAGACCTGCTCGAAATGGCACGCCAGGGCAAGCACGCGTCAAGCGACAACTACGAAGATGCGGTGATGAGCCGCGTGACGACGGTGGGGTGTCGACGGTGCGGCGGAGGCCTTGCGGGCGAGACGTTCTTCAGTAACGTGCCCGACGGAGCGCGCCTGGCCGACACGCTCGGCAAGGAGCTCATCGTGCTCGAGGGATCCGGTGCGGCGATCCCTCCGGTGCACGCCGATGCGAGCGTCATCGTCGTCAGCGCCGGTAAGGGGGTCGGCTACGTCCGTGACTACTTCGGCCCCTACCGGCTTGGCCGCGCCGACCTCGTGGTGCTCTCGTCAGCCGAGGAGCCGCTGGCCACAAAGGCGGATGTGGAAGCGATTCGAGCCGCGATAGCGGCTCTAGCGCCCGAGGTGCCTGTCATCGCGACCACGCTGCGGCCAGCGCCGATCGAGCCGGTTGCTGGTCGCAAGGTGCTGTTCGCCACCACGGCCCCCGCGGCCATCGCGCCGCGGCTCGCCGAGCATCTTGAGTCCCACTACGGGTGTGAGGTCGTTGCGGTGAGTACCGCGCTGTCAGATAGGATCAAGCTCAGGGAGGATCTGGCTGCCCACCGGGGGCGCTTCGACCTGCTGCTCACGGAACTCAAGGCGGCTGCCATCGATGTGGTTGCCGCGGCCGGCGAGGACGCGGGTGTCCCCACCGTGTTGTGTGACAACGTTCCCGTGGCTGTCGACGGTGGCGATCTGGAGCACCTCATCGATCGCGTGTCGTCGCTCGCACTGCAGCGTGGCGCCGCGCGCAGGGGCAGGGGGTAG
- a CDS encoding 2-phosphoglycerate kinase (catalyzes the formation of 2-phospho-D-glyceroyl phosphate from ATP and 2-phospho-D-glycerate) — protein MSDRRPTITITDKAHGLPFSKGLLAQSLTATGLAPSRAYEIAALIQDDLREREELSLTTERLREVTRDYVKRLAGDEFARRYLKLRDVSRLDRPLIVLIGGTTGVGKSTIATEVAHRLGITRITSTDSIRQVMRGIFSKDLMPAIHDSAFSAWQGLRVPVPQGADPVIVGFREQTAAVTSGVKAIIERAVLEGTSMVIEGIHLVPGYLDLGQFSAARVVHIVIGVDDEQSHLSHFYIREVQTEGTRPLERYRTGFKSIRTLGVYIEEMAREHDVPLIYSHQLDRTVADVLECVVTKAIDE, from the coding sequence GTGTCAGACCGAAGGCCGACCATAACCATCACCGACAAGGCGCACGGCCTGCCGTTCAGCAAGGGGCTACTGGCCCAGTCGCTGACCGCGACCGGGCTTGCGCCGAGCCGCGCATACGAGATCGCCGCCCTCATCCAAGATGACCTGCGTGAGCGCGAGGAACTGAGCCTGACCACCGAGCGGCTTCGTGAGGTGACCCGCGACTACGTGAAACGGTTGGCGGGCGACGAGTTCGCTCGGCGCTACCTCAAGCTGCGCGACGTGAGCCGGCTCGACAGGCCGCTGATCGTCCTGATCGGCGGTACGACCGGTGTAGGCAAGTCGACCATCGCCACCGAGGTGGCCCACCGGCTCGGTATCACGCGAATCACATCCACCGATTCCATACGCCAGGTGATGCGTGGTATATTCAGCAAAGACCTGATGCCCGCGATACACGACAGCGCGTTCTCTGCGTGGCAAGGTCTGCGAGTTCCCGTGCCGCAAGGCGCAGATCCTGTCATCGTCGGATTCCGTGAGCAGACCGCCGCCGTCACGTCAGGCGTCAAGGCGATCATCGAACGGGCGGTCCTCGAGGGGACATCGATGGTGATCGAGGGAATCCACCTCGTTCCGGGCTACCTCGATCTGGGACAGTTCTCAGCGGCGCGGGTCGTTCACATCGTCATCGGAGTCGATGACGAACAGTCGCACCTCAGCCACTTCTACATTCGCGAGGTGCAGACCGAGGGAACACGCCCGCTGGAGCGCTACCGGACGGGGTTCAAGAGCATCCGGACGTTGGGCGTCTACATCGAGGAGATGGCGCGAGAGCACGATGTCCCGCTTATCTACAGCCATCAGCTGGATAGGACGGTGGCAGACGTTCTCGAGTGCGTGGTCACGAAGGCGATCGACGAGTAG
- the fsa gene encoding fructose-6-phosphate aldolase encodes MKFYLDTADIAEIEEAASWGVLAGVTTNPTLYARVGGKLADFHGHLKRICDIVDGPVSGETVGLSRDEIVREGLELAAIAPNLIVKVPTMPEGLAATKTLFDKGIKVNMTLCFTVPQAMLAARSGAAYISPFVGRFDDISEDGIAQLADVVTALSNYDFGHDVEVIAASLRSANHVTQAALMGADIATVPFAVLKNLVKHPLTDRGLESFLADWEKVKNA; translated from the coding sequence GTGAAGTTTTACTTGGATACGGCCGATATCGCAGAGATCGAAGAGGCCGCCAGTTGGGGTGTTCTGGCGGGAGTGACCACCAACCCGACGCTGTATGCGCGGGTCGGAGGCAAGCTCGCCGACTTTCACGGTCACCTGAAGCGGATCTGCGACATCGTGGACGGCCCCGTCAGTGGCGAGACGGTCGGTCTGAGCCGCGATGAGATCGTGCGCGAGGGCCTTGAGTTGGCGGCCATCGCGCCTAACCTGATCGTCAAAGTGCCCACCATGCCCGAGGGGCTGGCGGCCACCAAGACGCTGTTCGACAAGGGCATCAAGGTCAACATGACACTCTGCTTCACCGTGCCGCAGGCGATGCTCGCGGCGCGCTCCGGAGCCGCCTATATCTCACCCTTCGTCGGCCGATTCGACGACATCAGCGAGGACGGCATCGCTCAGCTGGCCGACGTCGTCACCGCGCTTTCCAACTACGACTTCGGACACGACGTCGAGGTCATCGCCGCATCGCTTCGCTCGGCAAACCACGTGACGCAGGCGGCCCTGATGGGTGCCGACATCGCGACCGTGCCGTTCGCCGTACTGAAGAACCTCGTGAAGCATCCGCTCACGGATAGAGGCCTGGAGTCGTTCCTGGCCGACTGGGAGAAAGTGAAGAACGCATGA
- the rho gene encoding transcription termination factor Rho, with translation MSARPRKRGRRGSGGQPQEAPPKPSVTREQLVELTVAQLRAMAIELSIDHKPLKKKDEIIDAVLEAKVKSEGFIEISGILDVLPEGYGFVRTGGYLPGDRDIYVSMSAVRRNELRRGDMVRGQVRPPRDNEKYPALQRLDQINGKDPEANRGRPKFADLTPIYPDERLRMEHGPQFMTARTIDLVAPIGKGQRGLIVSPPKAGKTTVLKDVAAAISANDPDVYLMCLLVDERPEEVTDMERSIHGEVVSSTFDMPSEQHIAVAELVIERAKRLVESGRDVVILLDSITRLARAYNLASPASGRILSGGVDSQALYPPKKFFGAARNIEFGGSLTILATALVDTGSKMDEVIFEEFKGTGNMELRLDRGLADRRIFPAIDVITSGTRKEELLLDPQEAPFVWGVRRILHGIDNPERAMDMLIKGLKQTNSNMEFLAKMARKAGDTRNGIDL, from the coding sequence ATGAGTGCACGTCCCCGCAAGCGTGGCCGCCGCGGCAGCGGTGGACAGCCGCAGGAAGCGCCGCCCAAGCCCAGCGTGACCCGCGAGCAGCTCGTCGAGCTCACCGTGGCGCAGCTGCGCGCGATGGCAATCGAGCTGTCGATCGATCACAAGCCGCTGAAGAAGAAGGACGAGATCATCGACGCCGTGCTCGAGGCGAAGGTGAAGTCCGAGGGATTCATCGAGATCTCCGGCATCCTCGACGTCTTGCCGGAAGGCTACGGATTCGTTCGCACAGGCGGCTATCTGCCGGGCGACCGCGACATCTACGTCTCGATGTCGGCCGTGCGCCGCAATGAGCTTCGGCGCGGCGACATGGTCCGAGGTCAGGTGCGGCCCCCGCGTGACAACGAGAAGTACCCCGCCCTGCAGCGCCTGGACCAGATCAACGGGAAGGATCCCGAGGCGAATCGAGGGCGTCCCAAGTTCGCCGACCTCACGCCGATCTATCCCGATGAGCGACTGCGCATGGAGCACGGTCCGCAGTTCATGACCGCGCGCACCATCGACCTCGTCGCACCCATCGGCAAGGGCCAGCGCGGGCTGATCGTGTCACCGCCCAAGGCCGGAAAGACGACGGTACTCAAGGACGTCGCGGCCGCCATCAGCGCCAACGACCCGGATGTCTACCTCATGTGCCTGCTCGTGGATGAGCGGCCCGAGGAAGTCACCGACATGGAGCGCTCGATTCACGGCGAAGTGGTGTCTTCGACGTTCGATATGCCCTCTGAACAGCACATCGCTGTGGCCGAACTCGTCATCGAACGGGCCAAGCGCCTGGTGGAAAGCGGCCGCGATGTGGTCATCCTGCTCGACTCGATAACCCGGCTGGCGCGTGCCTACAACCTGGCCTCGCCGGCGTCGGGACGCATCTTGTCCGGCGGCGTGGACTCGCAGGCTCTCTACCCCCCGAAGAAGTTCTTCGGCGCGGCCCGCAACATCGAGTTCGGCGGCTCGCTCACCATCCTGGCGACGGCGCTCGTCGACACGGGCTCGAAGATGGACGAGGTGATCTTCGAGGAGTTCAAGGGCACCGGCAACATGGAGCTTCGCCTCGACCGTGGTTTGGCCGACCGCCGCATCTTCCCCGCGATCGACGTCATCACGTCAGGCACGCGCAAAGAAGAGCTGCTGCTGGATCCTCAGGAGGCGCCGTTCGTCTGGGGCGTGCGCCGCATCCTGCACGGCATCGACAACCCCGAGCGCGCTATGGACATGCTGATCAAGGGCCTCAAGCAGACGAACAGCAACATGGAGTTCCTGGCCAAGATGGCCCGCAAGGCGGGGGACACGCGCAACGGTATCGACCTGTAG
- a CDS encoding Gmad2 immunoglobulin-like domain-containing protein produces MKPGTRVIALMCALSLLAVSGCSGGADVVPTRQPGIQETATPPAPPPESTRILAYFTRGEQVGVGARTSAASGTEALAEAAMEALLAGPTAEEREFGLGTTIPEGTRLNGVAVDDGVATVDLSPEFASGGGSLSMLLRVTQVVCTLTQFSDVDRVAFALDGEKATSIGGEGIVVDPPVDRAAFEGQLPAILIEYPAPGETVASPLTAWGSSNVFEATHQLNVTDPDGLIIVDTFVTATSGTGTRGTWSETVEFGPIKRAGLGAVIVFELSAKDGSQQNIVEIPVQMTE; encoded by the coding sequence ATGAAGCCCGGAACCCGCGTCATCGCCCTGATGTGCGCGCTCTCACTGCTCGCTGTGAGCGGATGCAGCGGAGGCGCCGATGTCGTCCCCACCCGCCAGCCCGGTATCCAAGAAACGGCCACGCCCCCGGCTCCTCCCCCTGAGTCGACGCGCATCCTCGCCTACTTCACGCGTGGCGAGCAGGTCGGCGTCGGTGCCCGCACCAGCGCGGCGAGCGGGACCGAGGCGTTGGCGGAAGCCGCGATGGAGGCCCTGCTCGCTGGACCGACCGCGGAAGAGCGTGAGTTCGGGCTCGGCACGACGATTCCTGAGGGCACGCGGCTCAACGGTGTCGCCGTTGACGACGGAGTCGCAACCGTTGACCTGAGCCCCGAGTTCGCGTCCGGCGGAGGGTCGCTGTCGATGCTGCTCCGTGTCACTCAGGTCGTGTGCACCCTCACCCAGTTCAGCGACGTGGACCGGGTCGCCTTCGCCCTCGACGGCGAGAAGGCCACCTCAATCGGCGGCGAGGGCATCGTCGTGGACCCGCCGGTCGACCGTGCGGCGTTCGAGGGGCAACTTCCCGCGATCCTCATCGAGTACCCGGCACCTGGCGAGACGGTCGCGAGCCCACTCACCGCGTGGGGCTCATCGAACGTCTTCGAGGCGACCCATCAACTCAACGTCACCGACCCGGATGGCCTGATCATCGTCGATACGTTCGTGACGGCGACGAGCGGTACCGGCACGCGCGGGACATGGAGCGAGACCGTGGAGTTCGGGCCGATCAAGCGCGCCGGACTCGGAGCGGTCATCGTGTTCGAGCTCTCAGCCAAGGACGGCAGCCAGCAAAACATCGTCGAGATTCCGGTGCAGATGACGGAGTAG